In a genomic window of Thalassophryne amazonica chromosome 12, fThaAma1.1, whole genome shotgun sequence:
- the LOC117522235 gene encoding transmembrane protein 275, which produces MVITDRNAAIAVPKKEPQKKKRRKSRPHGLPSPALCCTCGLCIMLAGLNITLVGAFAFSTLVPSANPPIIIGPVLLLVAFSFFGACCMCSRLPPAHSSRRSKVGGRCGGLMGPGGLSGGAAFEIETSEHTLQDTTAVQLSPTSSPGSSRPSSPEKEAPGAVDSATCKLFTMVTNGPPPLSAAAVYSVSTAAGAEVKLNLPREEVIT; this is translated from the coding sequence ATGGTCATCACTGATCGGAACGCCGCTATTGCTGTTCCTAaaaaagagccacagaaaaagaagaggaggaagtcCCGCCCTCATGGCCTGCCCTCTCCGGCACTGTGCTGCACCTGCGGCCTGTGCATCATGCTGGCTGGACTCAACATCACACTGGTGGGAGCGTTTGCCTTCAGCACTCTGGTGCCTTCTGCCAACCCTCCAATCATCATCGGACCTGTGCTCCTGCTGGTGGCCTTCTCCTTTTTTGGGGCCTGTTGCATGTGCAGCCGACTTCCTCCTGCCCACAGCTCGCGCAGATCTAAGGTTGGGGGCAGGTGTGGGGGGTTGATGGGACCAGGCGGGTTATCCGGAGGGGCGGCGTTTGAAATCGAGACCAGCGAGCACACGCTACAGGACACGACGGCTGTGCAGCTCAGTCCCACGTCTTCTCCTGGATCATCCAGACCATCCAGTCCAGAGAAAGAGGCTCCTGGTGCCGTCGATTCAGCGACGTGCAAGCTTTTCACCATGGTGACCAACGGCCCACCTCCTCTCTCTGCCGCTGCGGTCTACTCTGTCTCCACAGCAGCTGGAGCGGAGGTGAAGCTCAACCTGCCACGTGAGGAAGTGATCACCTAG